The Lujinxingia litoralis genome has a window encoding:
- a CDS encoding porin: MVRMKSRATVAVVALSLLVATDVWAQEPESPQEVDLDGTSLPALLEGDPEARDNDEPAAPTPTQAVEQAQQVAEETSRQNVAPDERAQPRPQPTNVAGTEEVTLDDAEVEAELRPDEPVGAVALAPARPTPGSVVIAGNGGLTGPWRLTLGGYLRSGYTAIADDPNVELIGRNDGFTIADARLTTTGEMDNGLGFVFQFDAGSRLLRTGQDSPVEALALRMTDVYAFYAPYDLLEINIGQFKAPFDVEDLISTGDLLFVNRSVVNRGVQNVEGYNVDGLSAGRQVGIQVRGDHFFGQEDHQGPGFSYALAATNGNGPNASLNANDRLAYFGRLMLHWGDSVALGGALFYNDDTAGDPPNRVDRVHRGFTADLQVNLYGATLLANVLATSVGSPDLPDSPEVSALGYTLQLAYEEPFFGLQPAYRFSSYDPSSNYGDVPSVLFENDRLTYHTLGLGYNARTYPVRAMANYTLTVEQDARALDNNRLDLLLQLSW, from the coding sequence ATGGTGCGTATGAAGTCCAGGGCGACGGTCGCCGTCGTCGCGCTCTCCCTCCTCGTTGCAACCGATGTATGGGCCCAGGAGCCCGAGAGCCCTCAAGAGGTTGATCTCGATGGCACCAGCCTCCCTGCGTTACTCGAGGGTGATCCCGAGGCCCGTGACAACGACGAGCCCGCCGCCCCCACGCCCACCCAGGCCGTGGAGCAGGCCCAGCAGGTCGCCGAAGAGACGAGCCGCCAGAACGTGGCCCCCGACGAGCGTGCCCAGCCCCGACCGCAACCCACCAACGTCGCCGGCACCGAAGAGGTGACGCTTGACGACGCCGAGGTCGAAGCGGAGCTCCGCCCCGACGAGCCCGTGGGCGCCGTGGCCCTGGCGCCGGCGCGTCCGACTCCCGGTTCGGTGGTGATCGCCGGCAACGGCGGGCTCACCGGCCCCTGGCGCCTGACCCTGGGGGGCTACCTGCGCAGCGGCTACACCGCGATCGCCGATGATCCCAACGTCGAGCTCATCGGCCGCAATGATGGCTTCACCATCGCCGACGCCCGCCTGACCACCACCGGTGAGATGGACAACGGCCTGGGCTTTGTCTTCCAGTTCGATGCCGGCAGCCGACTGCTGCGCACCGGGCAAGACTCCCCGGTCGAGGCGCTGGCGCTGCGCATGACCGACGTCTACGCCTTTTATGCCCCTTATGATCTGCTGGAGATCAACATCGGGCAGTTCAAGGCCCCCTTCGACGTCGAAGACCTGATCTCCACCGGCGACCTCCTCTTTGTGAACCGCTCCGTCGTCAACCGCGGCGTGCAGAACGTGGAGGGCTACAACGTCGACGGGCTCTCCGCCGGCCGTCAGGTCGGGATCCAGGTACGCGGCGACCACTTCTTTGGTCAGGAAGACCACCAGGGCCCGGGCTTTAGCTACGCGCTGGCCGCCACCAACGGCAACGGCCCCAACGCCTCGCTTAACGCCAACGACCGCCTGGCCTACTTCGGGCGCCTGATGCTCCACTGGGGCGATTCGGTCGCCCTGGGCGGCGCGCTCTTCTACAACGATGACACCGCCGGCGATCCGCCCAACCGCGTCGACCGGGTCCACCGCGGGTTTACGGCCGACCTTCAGGTCAACCTCTACGGCGCCACGCTCCTGGCCAACGTGCTGGCCACCTCCGTGGGCTCTCCCGACCTCCCCGATAGCCCCGAAGTCAGCGCCCTGGGCTACACCCTCCAGCTCGCCTACGAAGAGCCCTTCTTCGGATTGCAGCCGGCCTACCGCTTCTCCAGCTACGACCCCTCCAGCAACTACGGCGACGTGCCCAGCGTGCTCTTCGAAAACGACCGCCTCACCTACCACACCCTCGGCCTCGGCTATAACGCCCGCACCTACCCGGTACGGGCCATGGCCAACTACACCCTGACCGTCGAGCAGGACGCCCGCGCGCTCGACAACAACCGCCTCGACCTGCTGCTTCAGCTGAGCTGGTAA
- the tadA gene encoding tRNA adenosine(34) deaminase TadA yields the protein MFLESGLKVSRKNIDNIFMMQALEEAEKAKAEGEVPVGAVVVYEGEIIARGFNRRETWQDPTAHAELIAVRRAAQVLGSWRLQECTVYVTLEPCPMCAGMLVNARVGRVVFGARDPKAGAMRSLFAMGEDPRLNHSIEVKEGVLSAASGRVLSEFFRSIREKRKASASQDDSSNEDAS from the coding sequence TTGTTTTTGGAGTCAGGTTTAAAAGTGTCTCGAAAAAACATCGACAACATCTTTATGATGCAGGCTCTCGAAGAGGCCGAAAAAGCTAAGGCAGAGGGCGAAGTCCCTGTCGGAGCTGTGGTCGTATACGAGGGTGAAATCATCGCTCGCGGGTTTAACCGGCGAGAAACCTGGCAAGACCCGACAGCCCACGCCGAACTGATTGCGGTTCGACGCGCGGCGCAAGTGTTGGGTAGCTGGAGACTCCAGGAATGTACGGTCTACGTGACCCTGGAACCCTGTCCCATGTGCGCGGGTATGTTGGTAAACGCGCGAGTAGGGCGGGTTGTTTTTGGTGCACGAGATCCAAAAGCCGGCGCGATGCGTTCGCTTTTTGCCATGGGAGAAGATCCTCGATTAAATCATAGTATCGAGGTGAAAGAAGGTGTCCTTTCGGCAGCAAGTGGACGGGTTTTAAGCGAATTTTTCCGCAGTATTCGTGAGAAGCGTAAAGCGTCAGCAAGTCAGGATGACTCCTCCAACGAGGATGCATCTTAA
- a CDS encoding cell surface protein codes for MIAARWKRLAVVTLLAAAPGGALGCGEVDDTAEPGPWWAGLPYASEVVSFTPGEGAGFGEGNLPDVVLGPPQGKGTTSASLDVLSLGAGGEIVLGFGDRVIVDGEGADFVVFENPFYADGDPDQVFAELGEIAVSEDGEAWHTFECVASPDDAPPYVGCAGWRPTLAYEALEHPELSVAITGGDAFDLAEVGLSRARFVRIRDLWGVGASPSQGFDLDAVGILHVE; via the coding sequence ATGATCGCCGCACGCTGGAAGCGCCTGGCAGTGGTGACGCTGCTTGCCGCCGCCCCGGGGGGGGCGCTGGGCTGCGGGGAGGTCGATGACACAGCCGAACCGGGCCCCTGGTGGGCGGGGCTGCCCTACGCCTCGGAGGTGGTGAGTTTTACGCCGGGGGAAGGGGCAGGTTTTGGCGAGGGGAACCTCCCCGACGTGGTGCTTGGTCCGCCGCAGGGAAAGGGCACGACCTCGGCCTCGCTGGATGTGCTGAGTCTGGGCGCCGGTGGAGAGATCGTGCTGGGCTTTGGCGACCGGGTCATTGTGGATGGCGAAGGGGCGGATTTCGTGGTGTTTGAGAACCCCTTTTACGCCGATGGCGATCCGGACCAGGTGTTTGCGGAACTCGGGGAGATCGCGGTCAGCGAAGACGGGGAGGCCTGGCATACCTTTGAGTGTGTGGCCTCGCCGGATGACGCGCCGCCCTACGTTGGTTGCGCCGGCTGGAGGCCCACGCTGGCCTACGAGGCGCTGGAGCATCCTGAACTCTCGGTGGCGATCACCGGCGGCGACGCCTTTGATCTGGCCGAGGTCGGCCTGAGCCGAGCTCGCTTCGTGCGCATTCGCGATCTCTGGGGCGTGGGAGCTTCGCCGAGCCAGGGCTTTGATCTGGATGCGGTGGGGATTCTGCACGTCGAGTAA
- the thrS gene encoding threonine--tRNA ligase produces the protein MAEASNDKRADKLYRVRHSTAHLMAAAILEMFPDARLAIGPPIKDGFYYDFELPRALSPDDFEEIEERMTKLVKANVPFKYEEWDKDKAREFFKDQPYKLELIEGIEGDTVSTYESGPLIDLCAGPHVRYSKQCKNFKLLKVAGAYWRGDENQPMLQRVYGTAFPTRDELDQYLLMLEEAKRRDHRKLARELELFDFNRLSPGSIFWRPKGWTSYRELQNYFREIEAEQGYEEICNPLIYHEDLFAQSGHLDHYQDTMFKLEAHGQNYCLKPMNCPDTMLYFKSKKRSYRELPLRVAEFGHLHRNELPGALGGATRVRQFCQDDAHIFTTEEHITQEISMLLELVERTYGMFNMEYDVEISTRPDDFMGEVELWDRAEGALKEALEAAGKPFTINEGDGAFYGPKIDFQVRDCLGRSWQCATIQLDFQLPRRFELTYTASDNSERTPIVIHRAIAGSLERFFAILLEHLAGAFPTWLAPVQAVIVPITDEQNDFAWEVARDLKRSGIRVEVDDRSEKMGFKIREAETQKVPYMLVIGGREAEAGTVALRTYRDGRRGTLPLAEVKAEILEHIAERTLDVDAQVSGLAAIVEDAPSGEDMAERGY, from the coding sequence ATGGCGGAAGCATCCAACGACAAACGAGCCGACAAGCTGTACCGAGTCCGCCACTCCACCGCCCACCTGATGGCCGCAGCGATTTTGGAGATGTTCCCCGATGCGCGCCTGGCCATTGGCCCGCCCATCAAGGACGGCTTCTACTACGACTTTGAGCTCCCCCGCGCCCTCTCCCCCGACGATTTCGAGGAGATCGAGGAGCGCATGACCAAACTCGTCAAGGCCAACGTCCCCTTCAAATACGAAGAGTGGGACAAAGACAAAGCCCGCGAGTTTTTTAAAGATCAGCCCTACAAGCTCGAACTCATCGAGGGCATCGAAGGCGACACCGTCTCCACCTACGAGAGCGGTCCCCTCATCGATCTCTGCGCCGGCCCCCACGTGCGCTACTCCAAGCAGTGCAAGAACTTCAAACTCCTGAAGGTCGCCGGCGCCTACTGGCGCGGCGACGAAAACCAGCCGATGCTCCAGCGCGTCTACGGCACCGCCTTCCCCACCCGCGATGAGCTCGACCAGTACCTGCTCATGCTGGAGGAGGCCAAGCGCCGCGACCACCGCAAACTGGCCCGCGAGCTGGAACTCTTCGACTTCAACCGCCTCTCCCCGGGCTCGATCTTCTGGCGCCCCAAAGGCTGGACCTCCTACCGGGAGCTCCAGAACTACTTCCGCGAGATCGAGGCCGAGCAGGGCTACGAGGAGATCTGCAACCCGCTGATCTACCACGAAGATCTCTTCGCGCAGTCCGGCCACCTGGACCACTACCAGGACACCATGTTCAAGCTGGAGGCTCACGGTCAGAACTACTGCCTCAAGCCGATGAACTGCCCGGACACCATGCTCTACTTCAAGAGCAAGAAGCGCTCCTACCGCGAGCTCCCGCTGCGGGTGGCCGAGTTCGGACACCTCCACCGCAACGAGCTCCCCGGCGCGCTGGGCGGCGCCACCCGCGTGCGCCAGTTCTGCCAGGACGACGCCCACATCTTCACCACCGAGGAGCACATCACCCAGGAGATCTCCATGCTCCTGGAACTCGTCGAGCGCACCTACGGCATGTTCAACATGGAGTACGACGTCGAGATCTCCACGCGTCCCGACGACTTCATGGGCGAGGTCGAGCTCTGGGATCGCGCCGAAGGCGCGCTCAAAGAGGCGCTGGAGGCGGCCGGAAAGCCCTTCACCATCAACGAGGGCGACGGCGCCTTCTACGGGCCGAAGATCGACTTCCAGGTGCGCGACTGCCTGGGCCGCTCCTGGCAATGCGCCACCATCCAGCTCGACTTCCAGCTGCCCCGACGCTTTGAGCTCACCTACACCGCCAGCGACAACTCCGAGCGCACCCCGATCGTCATCCACCGCGCCATCGCCGGCAGCCTGGAGCGCTTCTTCGCCATCCTGCTCGAGCACCTGGCCGGAGCCTTCCCCACCTGGCTGGCGCCGGTACAGGCGGTGATCGTGCCGATCACCGACGAGCAGAACGACTTCGCCTGGGAGGTCGCCAGAGACCTCAAGCGCTCGGGCATCCGCGTGGAAGTCGACGATCGCAGCGAGAAGATGGGCTTTAAGATTCGCGAGGCCGAGACCCAGAAGGTCCCCTACATGCTGGTCATCGGCGGACGCGAGGCCGAGGCCGGCACGGTCGCCCTGCGCACCTACCGTGACGGGCGCCGCGGCACCCTGCCCCTGGCCGAGGTCAAAGCCGAGATCCTCGAGCACATCGCCGAGCGCACCCTGGATGTCGACGCCCAGGTCAGCGGCCTGGCCGCCATCGTCGAAGATGCCCCCAGCGGCGAAGACATGGCCGAGCGCGGCTACTAA
- a CDS encoding DsbA family protein, protein MSKQTTRWKKKSVVALMVLALVGSLLGCDSKSEAPQEAAQAEAPAEAKGAEKAGEKAGAEAGEAAGEQASYPGVDLSALGASQRVKLAEMAGEELCPCPDATVSLDECMQSEETQCEEARAAVSTMVGALAEGAGERALERVAERQASEEKVHTFMLEDAPVKGSAEAEVVIVEFADFQCPHCRTAAGVLSVVHEQLGDEVAIYFKQFPLGSPLSDLGARATLAAHKQGRFWQMHDLIFANQRDFNPQRLEGYVRQLGLNYDRFQADLKSPELGMQAQRDRQEGMAAGVQGTPSLFINGKRYKGQLTPQAIVAAVKAEAEAAE, encoded by the coding sequence GTGAGTAAGCAGACAACGCGATGGAAAAAGAAGTCAGTGGTCGCCCTGATGGTGCTGGCGCTGGTGGGATCGCTTCTGGGATGTGATTCGAAGTCGGAGGCGCCCCAGGAGGCTGCCCAGGCTGAGGCCCCTGCCGAGGCGAAGGGCGCGGAGAAAGCCGGTGAGAAGGCCGGCGCCGAAGCCGGCGAGGCGGCCGGTGAGCAGGCCAGCTACCCCGGGGTCGATCTCTCGGCTCTCGGAGCGTCCCAGCGCGTCAAGCTCGCGGAGATGGCCGGCGAAGAGCTCTGCCCCTGCCCCGATGCCACGGTGAGCCTGGATGAGTGCATGCAGAGCGAGGAGACCCAGTGCGAAGAGGCCCGGGCGGCCGTCAGCACAATGGTCGGGGCGCTGGCCGAAGGTGCCGGGGAGCGCGCGCTGGAGCGCGTGGCCGAGCGTCAGGCCAGCGAGGAGAAGGTTCACACCTTTATGCTCGAAGACGCGCCGGTCAAAGGCTCGGCCGAGGCCGAGGTGGTGATCGTGGAGTTTGCCGACTTCCAGTGCCCGCATTGCCGTACGGCCGCCGGTGTGCTCTCGGTGGTGCATGAGCAGCTGGGCGACGAGGTGGCGATTTACTTCAAGCAGTTCCCGCTGGGCAGTCCGCTCTCTGACCTGGGAGCCCGGGCGACCCTGGCCGCGCATAAGCAGGGACGTTTCTGGCAGATGCACGACCTGATCTTTGCCAACCAGCGCGATTTCAACCCGCAGCGTCTAGAGGGTTATGTGCGCCAGCTGGGGCTGAACTACGATCGCTTCCAGGCCGACCTGAAGTCGCCTGAGCTCGGGATGCAGGCTCAGCGCGACCGTCAGGAAGGCATGGCCGCCGGTGTGCAGGGCACGCCGAGCCTCTTCATCAACGGTAAGCGCTACAAGGGGCAGCTGACGCCGCAGGCCATCGTGGCCGCGGTCAAGGCGGAGGCCGAGGCTGCCGAGTAA
- a CDS encoding Ig-like domain-containing protein produces the protein MPSRSPHPRFRLYGATLLAIAVCGTSSLLACGPLDPEPPSDAEGNPLPLPPPGEDWLRVVEVSPSPAIATEATIEVRFSEYLDPDTLNSYATLSLRSGGIVAGGRLTYRMSRKALLYHPRAPLEAELRYTLQTSPALRSVVGSPLAPETPAPIFFTDETLPAAEPPTRESVRWEDIAPILERSCASCHADQAWQLPQLSRDALRQTRSSQVDLPLVMPFEPARSYLMHKILADYPRRRFTVQPPPYSDAPPLAPDEIELIEDWIAGGAR, from the coding sequence GTGCCTTCTCGCTCGCCACACCCCCGCTTCCGGCTTTACGGTGCGACTCTGCTGGCCATAGCGGTGTGCGGCACGTCTTCGCTGCTGGCCTGCGGCCCGCTGGACCCCGAGCCACCGAGCGATGCCGAAGGAAACCCCCTCCCCCTGCCGCCCCCCGGCGAAGACTGGCTGCGTGTGGTGGAGGTGTCCCCCTCCCCGGCGATCGCCACCGAGGCGACCATCGAGGTGCGATTCAGTGAGTACCTCGATCCCGACACCCTGAACTCCTACGCCACGTTGAGCCTGCGCTCCGGGGGCATCGTGGCCGGCGGACGCCTCACCTACCGCATGAGCCGCAAGGCCCTGCTCTACCACCCGCGGGCTCCGCTGGAGGCCGAGCTTCGCTACACCCTGCAGACCTCCCCGGCGCTCCGCAGCGTGGTGGGTTCTCCGCTGGCTCCCGAGACGCCGGCCCCGATCTTCTTCACCGACGAGACGCTCCCGGCCGCCGAGCCCCCCACCCGCGAGTCGGTGCGCTGGGAGGACATCGCCCCGATCCTGGAGCGCTCCTGCGCGAGCTGCCACGCCGATCAAGCCTGGCAGCTCCCACAGCTCTCCCGAGACGCGCTGCGCCAGACCCGCTCTTCGCAGGTCGATCTTCCCCTGGTAATGCCTTTTGAACCGGCAAGATCCTATTTGATGCACAAGATCCTGGCCGACTATCCCCGGCGTCGCTTCACTGTACAGCCCCCGCCCTACAGCGACGCGCCCCCCTTAGCCCCCGATGAGATCGAACTCATCGAAGACTGGATCGCCGGCGGCGCGCGCTAG
- a CDS encoding OmpA family protein, with protein MSLRRVFALFSVAALMALTSVACRPDFPNCETDAHCADSEAGQAESRLYCVNGLCQQCRTSEDCGDASMECRAGVCEEIPGYCVGTGDCPGNQVCRENRCGPECMSNDECGEGTICEGGSCVAEPECSEDGDCGEGQRCRRGVCEEAPEQACQIDTVYFTYDSSTLDDDARNVLQNNAACIQERGVSVQIAGHADERGTTEYNIALSERRARSVRSYLTSLGVSGSSVTTVAYGDSRLVRVCQEGGPESCHRANRRAEFDVR; from the coding sequence ATGTCGTTGAGACGCGTTTTTGCACTGTTTTCCGTCGCCGCTCTGATGGCGCTGACCTCGGTGGCGTGCCGCCCCGACTTCCCCAACTGTGAAACCGATGCGCATTGCGCTGACAGCGAGGCCGGGCAGGCCGAGAGTCGGCTTTACTGCGTCAACGGCCTCTGCCAGCAGTGCCGCACCAGCGAAGACTGTGGCGACGCCAGTATGGAATGCCGCGCGGGCGTCTGCGAAGAAATTCCGGGCTACTGCGTGGGCACCGGCGACTGCCCGGGCAACCAGGTCTGCCGCGAGAACCGCTGTGGTCCGGAGTGCATGAGCAACGATGAGTGCGGCGAAGGCACCATCTGTGAGGGTGGCTCCTGCGTGGCCGAGCCCGAGTGCTCTGAAGATGGCGATTGCGGTGAAGGTCAGCGCTGCCGCCGTGGCGTCTGCGAAGAAGCTCCGGAGCAGGCCTGCCAGATCGACACGGTGTACTTCACTTACGACAGCTCCACCCTGGACGACGACGCGCGCAACGTGCTTCAGAACAACGCGGCCTGCATCCAGGAGCGCGGCGTTTCGGTGCAGATCGCCGGTCATGCCGATGAGCGCGGCACCACCGAGTACAACATCGCGCTGAGCGAGCGCCGGGCCCGTTCGGTGCGCAGCTACCTGACCTCGCTGGGCGTCTCCGGCTCCAGTGTGACCACGGTTGCTTACGGTGACTCTCGCCTGGTGCGCGTGTGCCAGGAAGGTGGCCCGGAGAGCTGCCATCGTGCCAACCGCCGCGCTGAGTTCGATGTGCGCTGA
- a CDS encoding tetratricopeptide repeat protein translates to MWKPVVVSLALMTSGCLPIWQGKTMQEDIEGLRAEQRAIIAKSANEREELTAMVASAREDVAALREVLSEARELLQRNSADLGVEVQATREDLNALRGTVEELDFRFMRMEQSLELFRRDVDMRFESGEARRLPEAPDELRQYGDARQAEKDYLQARRAYERFLERHGDDARANEVRFALGEVYFAERQWVSAIGQYQKVLEDNPPTARQAMANLRIGQSFLEMGQCPNAEVFFETVVSEYPGSRAVAEARKGLERAESGNCP, encoded by the coding sequence ATGTGGAAGCCAGTTGTGGTCTCTCTGGCGCTGATGACCAGCGGGTGCCTGCCGATCTGGCAGGGCAAGACGATGCAAGAAGATATTGAGGGGTTGCGCGCGGAACAGCGGGCGATCATCGCCAAGTCGGCCAATGAGCGCGAAGAGTTGACGGCGATGGTGGCCAGCGCGCGCGAAGATGTGGCGGCGCTGCGGGAGGTTTTGAGCGAGGCCCGCGAGCTGTTGCAACGCAACAGCGCCGATCTGGGCGTGGAGGTGCAGGCCACCCGCGAGGACCTCAATGCCCTGCGCGGGACGGTCGAAGAGCTCGACTTCCGCTTTATGCGCATGGAGCAGAGCCTGGAGCTCTTCCGCCGGGATGTGGATATGCGCTTTGAGTCCGGGGAGGCTCGCCGGCTGCCGGAAGCTCCCGATGAGCTGCGCCAGTACGGTGACGCTCGCCAGGCGGAGAAGGATTATCTGCAGGCGCGCCGGGCGTATGAGCGCTTTTTGGAGCGTCATGGTGACGATGCGCGGGCCAATGAGGTGCGCTTCGCGCTGGGCGAGGTGTATTTTGCCGAGCGTCAGTGGGTCAGCGCCATCGGGCAGTATCAGAAGGTGCTGGAGGACAACCCGCCCACCGCGCGCCAGGCCATGGCCAACCTGCGCATCGGTCAGTCTTTTCTGGAGATGGGGCAGTGCCCCAATGCCGAGGTCTTCTTCGAGACGGTGGTCAGCGAGTACCCCGGTTCGCGGGCGGTGGCCGAGGCCAGGAAGGGGCTGGAACGTGCGGAAAGCGGCAACTGCCCCTGA
- a CDS encoding DUF6483 family protein, translated as MEDTRWLDAQLKAVQDLVNVGSQALRQNQNAAGAQALREANVILDMAEDESDEVLKLRARVSNELGVAHQRLNMLEESLGYHGKAAEICTALIERGEHFEANSAATHLNLSSIFIAMGRAAEALEAGQKAIELIGVLREREEAGVDALELGANQNMAVIYAREERFDEADAAMERAYELSQTLAEAGQANFQAQLAQGCQQLSVILFDMERYEHALRWGRSAEELSEKAFEALGQPVLPVYIISQINLISYYERLGRFADAEDCLWKALDVAGNDAQILKRGVVFYETCRKQADARLEEGNLPRDEVEESFEELSARIEKLGGMEAVDRALQQAQQRGRR; from the coding sequence ATGGAAGATACCCGCTGGTTGGACGCGCAGCTCAAGGCTGTGCAAGATCTGGTCAATGTGGGCAGCCAGGCGCTGCGCCAGAACCAAAACGCCGCCGGCGCGCAGGCGCTGCGCGAGGCCAACGTGATCCTGGACATGGCCGAGGATGAGAGCGATGAGGTGCTCAAGTTGCGCGCGCGCGTGAGCAACGAGCTCGGCGTGGCCCACCAGCGTCTCAACATGCTGGAGGAGTCGCTGGGTTATCACGGCAAGGCCGCCGAGATCTGCACCGCGCTCATTGAGCGTGGCGAGCATTTTGAGGCCAACAGCGCGGCGACGCATCTGAACCTCTCGAGCATCTTCATCGCCATGGGGCGCGCGGCCGAGGCGCTGGAAGCCGGCCAAAAGGCCATCGAGCTGATCGGGGTGCTTCGCGAGCGCGAGGAGGCCGGTGTCGATGCGCTGGAGCTGGGCGCGAACCAGAACATGGCCGTGATCTACGCCCGAGAGGAGCGCTTTGACGAGGCCGACGCCGCCATGGAGCGCGCCTACGAGCTCTCCCAGACGCTGGCCGAGGCCGGGCAGGCCAACTTCCAGGCCCAGCTCGCCCAGGGCTGCCAGCAGCTCAGCGTGATTCTCTTTGATATGGAGCGCTACGAGCATGCGTTGCGCTGGGGACGGAGCGCCGAGGAGCTGTCGGAGAAGGCGTTCGAAGCGCTGGGACAGCCGGTGCTGCCGGTGTACATCATCAGCCAGATCAACCTGATCAGCTACTACGAGCGTCTGGGGCGGTTTGCCGACGCCGAGGATTGCCTCTGGAAGGCGTTGGATGTGGCGGGCAACGACGCGCAGATTCTCAAGCGTGGGGTCGTCTTCTACGAGACCTGCCGCAAGCAGGCCGATGCGCGCCTGGAAGAGGGGAACCTTCCGCGCGATGAGGTTGAAGAGAGCTTTGAAGAGCTGAGCGCGCGGATTGAAAAGCTCGGCGGTATGGAAGCCGTTGATCGGGCTCTGCAACAGGCTCAGCAGCGCGGCCGTCGCTGA
- a CDS encoding FHA domain-containing protein produces MTCPVCARQIPSDARFCAYCGSSVQKCEPCQRFYPSDALFCGLCGGALKVAHRPTFEPPVESGESVLGYLYELNTNPQQFALNEGDNTIGAGGNNDIVIRRPAISWNHAIVICRNGRVILQDSASTNGTYINGKRVRAPLALAHGDLLRLGSEEFKVWLKPVFRPA; encoded by the coding sequence ATGACGTGCCCGGTTTGCGCCCGCCAGATCCCCTCCGACGCCCGCTTCTGCGCCTACTGCGGTAGCTCGGTGCAAAAATGCGAGCCCTGCCAGCGCTTCTACCCCAGCGACGCCCTCTTCTGTGGCCTCTGCGGAGGCGCCCTCAAGGTCGCTCACCGCCCCACCTTTGAGCCCCCGGTGGAGAGCGGTGAGTCGGTGTTGGGCTACCTCTATGAGCTCAACACAAACCCGCAACAATTTGCCCTGAACGAAGGCGACAACACCATCGGCGCCGGCGGCAACAACGACATCGTGATCCGCCGCCCGGCGATCTCCTGGAACCACGCCATTGTGATCTGCCGCAACGGCCGGGTGATACTTCAGGACTCCGCCAGCACCAACGGCACCTACATCAATGGCAAACGGGTGCGCGCGCCCCTGGCCCTGGCCCACGGCGATCTCCTGCGCCTGGGGAGCGAGGAGTTCAAGGTCTGGCTCAAACCGGTGTTTCGCCCGGCCTGA
- a CDS encoding inositol monophosphatase family protein, with translation MSFHQELRVAESIARQAGLHVLRERARHMEVSIKAPNDLVTNVDRSSEQLITAAIREHFPGDAILGEEYGVTPGEDASQNTGSRRWLIDPIDGTANFAMGIPLYCVSIALQVDGQTVVGVIYEPNRDELFSARRGMPALLNGEPIDVSSCDRVANAVLVTGFPSGRGEVFERAIEQFVHLTRSSRGVRRLGSAAIDLAYVACGRIDAFWEYGLSPWDTGAGYLLVECAGGKITDIEGAPYHVDGPSILASNGALHHELQNALRV, from the coding sequence ATGAGCTTTCATCAAGAGCTTCGCGTCGCCGAGTCCATCGCCCGCCAGGCCGGCCTCCATGTGCTGCGCGAACGCGCCCGCCACATGGAAGTCTCCATCAAAGCCCCCAACGATCTGGTCACCAATGTCGACCGCAGCAGCGAGCAGCTCATCACGGCCGCGATTCGCGAGCACTTCCCCGGCGACGCCATCCTCGGCGAAGAATACGGCGTCACCCCGGGTGAAGACGCCTCGCAGAATACCGGTTCTCGTCGCTGGCTGATCGATCCCATCGACGGCACCGCCAACTTCGCCATGGGCATCCCCCTCTACTGCGTCTCGATCGCCCTGCAGGTCGATGGCCAGACCGTCGTTGGCGTGATCTACGAACCCAACCGCGACGAACTCTTCAGCGCGCGCCGGGGCATGCCCGCCCTGCTCAACGGAGAGCCCATCGACGTCAGCTCCTGTGATCGGGTCGCCAACGCCGTCCTCGTCACCGGATTCCCCTCGGGCCGTGGCGAGGTCTTTGAGCGAGCCATCGAACAGTTCGTGCACCTGACCCGCTCCAGCCGAGGAGTCCGCCGCCTGGGCTCAGCGGCCATCGATCTGGCCTACGTGGCCTGCGGACGCATCGACGCCTTCTGGGAGTACGGACTCAGCCCCTGGGATACCGGTGCCGGCTACCTGCTGGTGGAATGCGCCGGCGGCAAGATCACCGACATTGAGGGCGCCCCCTATCACGTCGATGGCCCGAGCATCCTGGCATCCAACGGCGCGCTCCACCACGAGCTTCAAAACGCCCTCCGCGTCTGA